The following proteins are co-located in the Xiphophorus maculatus strain JP 163 A chromosome 8, X_maculatus-5.0-male, whole genome shotgun sequence genome:
- the ccdc62 gene encoding coiled-coil domain-containing protein 62 isoform X2: MDGRRRLFASGDSAFLRADDGPASLWHSTPVKEKGGGSPLDGKQPCGPSRGSPTQWVQSSAGVPTDSCCGHNVQGAELPVKDLSSSTIQRQRRELQLLMAELKDRERELNAMSASHHRQHQAWEQDRQTALVLEQRCSRLDDELQRCNEVMGVLTKHVWVVESREKEAQTELGDAKQLLCELEKKQQQVSQKCQDYEAKNQSLSSAVMALSTQVGSLQVREEELSSMLKLKDKDAIEASGRNLELSARLQDLETSLAESRSRENKLLRDLEEMKRRYREAKHEVSQLRAELQQQVSQSSRQREEIIRLKQELQLLHTNLALTGEGESWKDELLELSRSKQERIMSELLCLQQVCENQRSDLQLLRLNQESTQRAQRETHHQRLPSRTNRPVTVRTFGPCRT, encoded by the exons ATGGACGGCAGAAGAAGACTGTTTGCCTCCGGCGACAGCGCCTTTCTGCGAGCAGACG ACGGCCCGGCTTCACTGTGGCACAGCACTCCAGTTAAAGAG AAGGGTGGTGGTTCTCCACTTGATGGCAAACAGCCATGTGGTCCAAGCAGAGGTTCGCCAACACAGTGGGTCCAGAGTTCTGCTGGAGTCCCAACAGATTCCTGCTGTGGTCACAATGTGCAAGGTGCTGAG CTTCCTGTGAAAGACCTGAGTAGCTCCACCATCCAGAGGCAGAGGAGGGAGCTCCAGCTCCTGATGGCCGAGCTGAAGGACAGAGAGCGAGAGCTGAACGCCATGTCGGCTTCCCATCACAGACAGCACCAGGCCTGGGAACAAGACCGCCAGACTGCACTGGTGCTGGAGCAGAGGTGCTCTCGTTTGGACG ATGAGTTGCAGAGGTGCAACGAGGTGATGGGTGTCCTGACTAAACACGTGTGGGTTGTggaaagcagagagaaagaggcgCAGACGGAGCTTGGTGATGCTAAGCAGCTGCTGTGTGAGCTggaaaagaagcagcagcaagTCAGCCAAAAGTGTCAGGACTACGAG GCAAAGAACCAGAGCCTCAGCTCCGCTGTCATGGCTCTGTCCACACAAGTTGGTTCTCTGCAGGTCCGAGAGGAAGAACTGAGTTCAATGCTCAAGCTAAAA GACAAAGACGCGATCGAAGCCTCCGGTCGTAACCTGGAGCTGTCGGCGAGGCTTCAGGACCTGGAGACGTCGCTGGCAGAGAGTCGCTCTCGGGAGAACAAGCTGCTGAGAGACTTGGAGGAAATGAAGCGCCGTTACAGAGAAGCTAAGCACGAGGTCTCCCAGCTCAGAG cggagctgcagcagcaggtgagtCAGAGCAGCAGGCAGAGAGAGGAGATCATCCGTCTGAAGCAGGAGCTCCAGCTGCTCCACACCAACCTGGCCCTGACTG GCGAGGGCGAGAGCTGGAAGGACGAGCTGCTGGAGCTGTCTCGCTCCAAGCAGGAGCGCATCATGTCGGAGCTGCTCTGCCTGCAGCAG gtgtGTGAGAACCAGAGGAGtgacctgcagctgctgcggCTGAACCAAGAAAGCACACAGAGAGCTCAGAGGGAAACACACCATCAGCGATTACCGAGCAG GACGAATCGGCCTGTGACTGTGCGGACGTTCGGTCCCTGCAGAACCTGA
- the ccdc62 gene encoding coiled-coil domain-containing protein 62 isoform X1, whose protein sequence is MDGRRRLFASGDSAFLRADDGPASLWHSTPVKEKGGGSPLDGKQPCGPSRGSPTQWVQSSAGVPTDSCCGHNVQGAELPVKDLSSSTIQRQRRELQLLMAELKDRERELNAMSASHHRQHQAWEQDRQTALVLEQRCSRLDDELQRCNEVMGVLTKHVWVVESREKEAQTELGDAKQLLCELEKKQQQVSQKCQDYEAKNQSLSSAVMALSTQVGSLQVREEELSSMLKLKDKDAIEASGRNLELSARLQDLETSLAESRSRENKLLRDLEEMKRRYREAKHEVSQLRAELQQQVSQSSRQREEIIRLKQELQLLHTNLALTGEGESWKDELLELSRSKQERIMSELLCLQQVCENQRSDLQLLRLNQESTQRAQRETHHQRLPSSQDESACDCADVRSLQNLRPDLETSPAAAGVHDSNRNPGGFPANMTDVADQLSACSLQQALGNSRLLPGAPESSSSLRRHVSTGCKPDCGTAQPHSAHHHPNTTIPAPSDAPPKACLHHNVSQRDGGV, encoded by the exons ATGGACGGCAGAAGAAGACTGTTTGCCTCCGGCGACAGCGCCTTTCTGCGAGCAGACG ACGGCCCGGCTTCACTGTGGCACAGCACTCCAGTTAAAGAG AAGGGTGGTGGTTCTCCACTTGATGGCAAACAGCCATGTGGTCCAAGCAGAGGTTCGCCAACACAGTGGGTCCAGAGTTCTGCTGGAGTCCCAACAGATTCCTGCTGTGGTCACAATGTGCAAGGTGCTGAG CTTCCTGTGAAAGACCTGAGTAGCTCCACCATCCAGAGGCAGAGGAGGGAGCTCCAGCTCCTGATGGCCGAGCTGAAGGACAGAGAGCGAGAGCTGAACGCCATGTCGGCTTCCCATCACAGACAGCACCAGGCCTGGGAACAAGACCGCCAGACTGCACTGGTGCTGGAGCAGAGGTGCTCTCGTTTGGACG ATGAGTTGCAGAGGTGCAACGAGGTGATGGGTGTCCTGACTAAACACGTGTGGGTTGTggaaagcagagagaaagaggcgCAGACGGAGCTTGGTGATGCTAAGCAGCTGCTGTGTGAGCTggaaaagaagcagcagcaagTCAGCCAAAAGTGTCAGGACTACGAG GCAAAGAACCAGAGCCTCAGCTCCGCTGTCATGGCTCTGTCCACACAAGTTGGTTCTCTGCAGGTCCGAGAGGAAGAACTGAGTTCAATGCTCAAGCTAAAA GACAAAGACGCGATCGAAGCCTCCGGTCGTAACCTGGAGCTGTCGGCGAGGCTTCAGGACCTGGAGACGTCGCTGGCAGAGAGTCGCTCTCGGGAGAACAAGCTGCTGAGAGACTTGGAGGAAATGAAGCGCCGTTACAGAGAAGCTAAGCACGAGGTCTCCCAGCTCAGAG cggagctgcagcagcaggtgagtCAGAGCAGCAGGCAGAGAGAGGAGATCATCCGTCTGAAGCAGGAGCTCCAGCTGCTCCACACCAACCTGGCCCTGACTG GCGAGGGCGAGAGCTGGAAGGACGAGCTGCTGGAGCTGTCTCGCTCCAAGCAGGAGCGCATCATGTCGGAGCTGCTCTGCCTGCAGCAG gtgtGTGAGAACCAGAGGAGtgacctgcagctgctgcggCTGAACCAAGAAAGCACACAGAGAGCTCAGAGGGAAACACACCATCAGCGATTACCGAGCAG CCAGGACGAATCGGCCTGTGACTGTGCGGACGTTCGGTCCCTGCAGAACCTGAGACCTGATCTTGAAACCTCACCAGCAGCTGCTGGCGTTCACGACTCCAACAGAAACCCTGGAGGCTTTCCAGCAAACATGACGGAT GTTGCCGATCAGCTGTCAGCATGTTCTCTACAGCAGGCGTTGGGCAACTCCAGGTTGCTTCCAGGAGCTCccgaaagcagcagcagcttaagACGTCACGTCTCCACAGGTTGTAAACCCGACTGTGGGACCGCTCAGCCACACTCAGCCCACCACCACCCGAACACCACGATACCCGCG CCGAGTGACGCTCCACCCAAAGCCTGCCTCCATCACAATGTCAGCCAGCGAGACGGAGGGGTTTGA